The Candidatus Koribacter versatilis Ellin345 genome has a segment encoding these proteins:
- the thiC gene encoding phosphomethylpyrimidine synthase ThiC yields the protein MSSSKGNGNGTPTVPQARAEWVKKRKEEAARTGDDNVSQMHFARKGLVTEEMLFVAERERVSPEIIRAEVAAGRMIIPANINHPELEPMAIGIESRCKINANIGNSAVTSDVETELKKLHTSVHHGADTVMDLSTGGDIHDIREAIIRHSPVPIGTVPIYEAVSRVKRIEDLTADLMLEVIEEQAQQGVDYMTIHAGVLIQYLPLVAKRITGIVSRGGAILAQWMAHHHKQNFLYERFDDITKILKKYDVSYSLGDGLRPGCIADASDEAQFAELKTLGELTTKAWEYDVQTMIEGPGHVPLDKIKEQVEKEVEWCHGAPFYTLGPLVIDIAPGYDHITSAIGAAIIGWHGASMLCYVTPKEHLGLPNEKDVKDGIIAYKIAAHAADVARHRPGAQDRDNALSHARYTFDWESQFNLSLDPETARSMHDETLPDAYYKEAAFCSMCGPKFCSMNYSSKVDEYNKKVHGIDKAEFISQLTVLK from the coding sequence ATGAGCAGCTCCAAAGGCAACGGAAACGGCACCCCCACTGTCCCTCAGGCCCGCGCAGAATGGGTCAAGAAGCGCAAAGAAGAAGCTGCCCGCACCGGAGACGACAACGTCTCCCAGATGCATTTTGCGCGCAAGGGCCTCGTCACCGAGGAAATGCTCTTTGTCGCTGAACGCGAGCGCGTGAGCCCCGAAATCATCCGCGCCGAAGTTGCCGCCGGACGCATGATCATTCCGGCCAACATTAATCACCCAGAGCTTGAGCCGATGGCCATCGGCATTGAGTCGCGTTGCAAGATCAACGCCAATATCGGCAACTCCGCCGTTACGTCCGACGTCGAAACCGAGCTCAAGAAGCTCCACACCTCTGTGCATCATGGCGCAGACACGGTGATGGACCTCTCTACCGGCGGCGACATCCACGACATCCGCGAAGCCATCATCCGTCATTCGCCTGTGCCCATCGGTACCGTGCCGATTTACGAAGCGGTCTCGCGGGTGAAGCGGATTGAAGATCTGACCGCCGATCTCATGCTCGAAGTGATCGAGGAGCAAGCACAGCAGGGCGTGGATTACATGACCATCCACGCCGGCGTGCTCATTCAGTACTTGCCGCTGGTCGCCAAGCGAATCACCGGCATCGTCAGCCGCGGCGGCGCGATCCTGGCGCAATGGATGGCCCACCATCACAAGCAGAACTTCCTCTATGAACGCTTCGACGACATCACCAAGATTCTGAAGAAGTATGACGTCTCGTATTCGTTGGGCGACGGCCTGCGTCCGGGCTGCATTGCCGACGCTAGCGACGAAGCGCAGTTCGCCGAGCTTAAAACTCTAGGCGAACTAACGACCAAAGCCTGGGAGTACGACGTACAGACGATGATTGAAGGTCCGGGCCACGTGCCGCTCGACAAGATCAAAGAGCAGGTGGAGAAAGAAGTGGAGTGGTGCCACGGCGCGCCGTTCTACACTCTCGGCCCGCTTGTCATCGATATTGCTCCGGGCTACGACCACATCACCAGCGCGATCGGCGCGGCGATCATCGGCTGGCACGGCGCATCTATGCTCTGCTACGTGACGCCGAAAGAACACCTCGGTCTGCCGAATGAAAAAGATGTGAAGGACGGCATCATCGCTTACAAGATCGCCGCCCACGCTGCCGACGTCGCCCGTCATCGTCCGGGCGCTCAGGACCGCGATAACGCCCTCAGCCACGCCCGCTACACCTTCGACTGGGAGTCGCAGTTCAATCTTTCACTCGATCCCGAGACCGCCCGCTCGATGCACGACGAGACGCTTCCGGATGCGTATTACAAAGAAGCGGCGTTCTGCTCGATGTGCGGCCCGAAATTCTGCTCGATGAATTATTCGTCGAAGGTCGATGAATACAACAAGAAGGTCCACGGCATCGATAAGGCCGAGTTCATTTCGCAGCTAACAGTTTTGAAATAA
- a CDS encoding discoidin domain-containing protein codes for MATTTAFAQPAVGTIRVDTNPQHILNSFDPDQALGSSVDVLSHYDIEKVYSPHILQESLSAGWGPITYRNNSELRMAYLHWNAEGTWSDPTHRSGYFIGSTELKKPIRYSLSYGLPHRGFATSGDRPIESPNLTYWKSNPYLTSKFTGESDALHPQWVVVDLQSEKSVNAVRIQWAEPYAATYTVDYWVGKEPLEWDGGPKGEWKTFASGELKHAKGGTATLKLAAAPVSTRYVRVWMTESSNTCDEHGAEDSRNCAGYAIQSIQAGSLDKPGHFVEAPRAASDKEITYTASSIDPWHSSEDVKDDGFYQHTGFDLFFTSGITNGLPATIPVTMLYGTPEDAAAQIAYIQKRGYSIGYVELGEEPDGKHAMPEDYAALYIQWAKALHQVDSKLKLGGPIFEGVNKDITLWPDAKGRISWMGRFVAYLKDHGHLDDLAFVSFEHYPFEPCEITWKSLYEEPQLMKGILKTWRDDGVPANVPLMVTENHLAAQLTGPMTTIFAALWLSDNVGSFFEGGGAVFHHSPIQPQDIHETCLGWASWSNFVADERYNIKGYTSPWFAARMINIEWVQHRSGVHQMFPSSSDIKDAQGNTLVTTYAVHRPDGNWSLMLVNRDENTPHDVKINFDGDAGSHFEGPTTFVTFGSEQYVWINDGPNSHANPDGPAVTRILAADGQSVFTLPKASVTVIRGHIAAK; via the coding sequence TTGGCAACAACTACTGCTTTCGCGCAACCTGCTGTCGGCACTATTCGCGTGGATACCAATCCTCAACACATTTTGAACTCTTTCGATCCCGACCAGGCCCTCGGCAGCTCCGTGGACGTCCTTTCGCACTACGACATTGAGAAGGTGTACTCGCCGCACATTCTCCAGGAATCGCTCTCCGCTGGATGGGGGCCGATCACCTATCGAAATAACAGCGAGTTGCGCATGGCCTATTTGCACTGGAACGCTGAAGGGACCTGGAGCGACCCAACACATCGCAGCGGATACTTCATCGGCAGCACCGAGCTCAAAAAGCCAATTCGCTACAGTCTTTCCTATGGTCTTCCCCATCGAGGCTTTGCCACCAGCGGGGATCGCCCAATCGAAAGCCCGAACCTTACCTACTGGAAAAGCAACCCCTATTTGACCAGCAAATTCACCGGCGAGAGCGACGCGCTCCATCCGCAATGGGTCGTGGTGGATTTGCAATCCGAAAAATCGGTGAACGCCGTTCGCATCCAGTGGGCCGAACCCTACGCAGCTACCTACACCGTCGATTACTGGGTTGGCAAAGAACCTCTGGAGTGGGACGGTGGCCCCAAAGGCGAGTGGAAAACCTTCGCATCGGGCGAACTGAAGCACGCAAAAGGTGGCACCGCGACGTTGAAACTCGCCGCTGCCCCAGTCTCCACCCGTTACGTCCGAGTTTGGATGACCGAGTCTTCCAACACCTGCGACGAGCACGGCGCGGAAGACTCGCGCAACTGCGCCGGATATGCCATCCAATCGATTCAAGCCGGCAGCCTCGATAAGCCCGGCCATTTCGTCGAAGCACCTCGTGCGGCTTCCGACAAAGAGATCACTTATACCGCTTCCTCCATCGATCCCTGGCACTCCTCCGAAGACGTAAAGGACGACGGCTTTTACCAGCACACCGGCTTTGACCTGTTCTTCACCAGTGGGATCACCAACGGCTTGCCCGCGACGATTCCTGTCACCATGCTCTACGGCACGCCGGAAGACGCCGCGGCACAAATCGCTTATATCCAGAAACGAGGCTATTCCATCGGCTACGTCGAACTCGGCGAAGAGCCTGACGGCAAGCACGCCATGCCGGAGGACTATGCGGCCCTTTACATCCAGTGGGCGAAGGCCCTGCACCAGGTTGACTCGAAGTTAAAGCTCGGCGGCCCGATCTTCGAGGGCGTCAACAAGGACATCACTCTATGGCCCGACGCCAAGGGCCGCATCTCTTGGATGGGGCGCTTCGTCGCTTACCTCAAAGACCACGGCCATCTCGACGATCTCGCCTTCGTATCGTTCGAACACTATCCGTTCGAGCCCTGCGAGATCACTTGGAAGTCGCTCTACGAAGAGCCGCAGTTGATGAAAGGAATTCTGAAAACCTGGCGTGATGACGGCGTGCCGGCCAACGTTCCGCTCATGGTGACCGAGAACCATCTCGCCGCGCAGCTTACCGGACCCATGACGACGATCTTCGCAGCACTCTGGCTCTCCGACAACGTGGGCTCTTTCTTCGAAGGCGGCGGAGCGGTCTTCCATCACTCGCCTATCCAGCCGCAGGACATCCATGAAACCTGTCTCGGCTGGGCGTCGTGGTCGAACTTCGTCGCCGACGAGCGCTACAACATCAAGGGCTATACCTCGCCCTGGTTTGCCGCACGCATGATCAATATCGAGTGGGTGCAGCATCGCTCCGGCGTGCACCAGATGTTCCCCTCGTCTTCCGACATTAAGGATGCGCAAGGTAACACTCTCGTCACCACATACGCCGTGCATCGTCCCGACGGCAACTGGTCGCTCATGCTCGTCAATCGCGACGAGAACACCCCGCACGATGTGAAGATCAACTTCGACGGCGATGCCGGCTCGCATTTTGAAGGACCGACCACGTTCGTCACCTTCGGCAGCGAACAATATGTCTGGATCAACGACGGCCCGAATAGCCACGCCAATCCTGACGGCCCGGCGGTTACGCGCATCCTTGCTGCCGACGGACAATCCGTCTTCACACTGCCGAAAGCTTCGGTCACGGTGATTCGCGGCCACATCGCCGCGAAGTAA
- a CDS encoding GNAT family N-acetyltransferase, with amino-acid sequence MHANADSEHVQAYLRPYQPSDLDALWRLDQVCFEDGISYSKGELDHHVKLKTAFTVIAEAELQNESEHETPICGFIIAHRRRGGYGHILTIDVDPYFRKRAVGTLLLNAAHERLAREGCHTVFLETAVNNVAALAFYKKHGYNIVRTIPRYYHATGMDAFLLSVALKP; translated from the coding sequence ATGCACGCGAACGCAGACAGTGAACATGTGCAAGCCTATCTCAGGCCTTATCAGCCGAGCGATCTTGACGCACTCTGGCGGCTCGACCAGGTCTGCTTCGAAGACGGGATCTCTTATTCGAAGGGTGAACTCGATCACCACGTCAAACTAAAAACGGCATTTACCGTGATCGCTGAGGCCGAGCTGCAGAACGAGAGCGAGCACGAAACGCCGATCTGCGGATTCATTATCGCGCACCGCCGCCGTGGCGGTTACGGCCACATCCTCACCATCGACGTTGATCCCTATTTCCGCAAGCGCGCCGTCGGAACACTGTTGCTCAACGCCGCGCACGAACGCCTCGCGCGCGAAGGCTGCCACACCGTGTTCCTCGAGACCGCGGTCAACAACGTCGCCGCCCTGGCCTTCTATAAGAAGCATGGCTACAACATCGTTCGCACGATTCCACGCTACTACCACGCTACTGGCATGGATGCATTCCTGCTATCGGTCGCACTGAAACCCTGA
- a CDS encoding DUF4230 domain-containing protein: MRPMTPVETERPATKVARSALAVVAGAVIATVLIGFALWAVAGIGLAELGKIARGGKIQINVDQPTVIQKIRALNRLESVSYTMDKIVTGERENLLLPHFLAGDRLLLVVHGEVIAGVDLSKLAANDVKVSGKIVHVHLPPAEIFTTRLDNAKTKVYSRDTGVFSTPDPNLEGEVREEAERQLTSAALRDGVLKTAQQNAAQTITSLLGGLGFEKVELQ, translated from the coding sequence ATGCGACCCATGACTCCAGTCGAAACAGAGCGCCCTGCGACCAAAGTAGCGCGATCGGCGCTGGCGGTTGTCGCCGGCGCGGTAATCGCCACCGTGCTCATCGGCTTCGCGTTGTGGGCGGTTGCGGGCATCGGCCTCGCCGAGTTGGGGAAGATTGCGCGCGGCGGGAAGATCCAGATCAACGTGGACCAGCCGACCGTGATCCAGAAGATTCGGGCGCTGAATCGGCTGGAGAGCGTCAGCTACACCATGGACAAGATCGTCACCGGTGAGCGTGAAAACCTTTTGCTGCCGCACTTCCTCGCCGGCGACCGCCTATTGCTGGTGGTCCATGGTGAAGTCATCGCCGGCGTAGATCTTTCCAAGCTCGCAGCCAACGATGTGAAGGTAAGCGGCAAGATTGTACATGTCCATTTGCCGCCCGCCGAGATCTTTACCACTCGCCTCGATAACGCCAAGACCAAGGTCTATTCGCGGGACACTGGCGTGTTTTCCACCCCCGATCCAAACCTCGAAGGCGAAGTACGCGAAGAAGCCGAGCGCCAACTCACCAGCGCAGCCTTGCGGGATGGCGTGCTGAAGACGGCCCAACAGAACGCCGCTCAAACCATCACCAGCCTGCTGGGGGGACTAGGCTTCGAAAAAGTCGAGCTCCAATAA
- a CDS encoding DUF4382 domain-containing protein, translating to MKPRILVGIMLSLAAACLAILIACGGSSSMNSNKTTGTVNLSVSDPPTCAAPAGPYSNVWVTIKDVQIHQSASAGPSDAGWVDLTPNLKSAPQQVDLLGIAGNNCFLAMLGSNVELQAGSYQQIRIYLSDSSDASKLTTNHCSGSDVNCVVTGGNTFTLELSSESNTGIKIPSGQLAGGNFTIAAGEVKDLNIDFDACLSIVHQGNGKYRLKPVLHAGEVQLTSSSVTGSLVDSISHTSIVGGAAVVGLEQKDANGIDRVIMQTVTDARGNFVFCPVPAGTYDVVAVAVNGAGVAYAATITTGVQPGNALGNVPMVAQVGVPLTNAEIDGEITSSTGSAAAAADITFFAMQSVSIEGSTVNVIIPLAQQWSSATASMTTDPTSACATATAACVAYQVFLPAMWPNVGAYAASGATYTQNSATPVTYAIGADAFIPGSAGTSDCTPPGEITTTGGTPMTVSPGSPTPAPTLAFTGCQ from the coding sequence ATGAAACCAAGAATATTGGTGGGCATCATGCTGTCGCTCGCAGCGGCGTGCCTGGCAATCTTGATCGCATGCGGTGGCAGCAGCAGCATGAACTCCAACAAGACGACGGGGACAGTCAACCTCTCAGTCAGTGATCCGCCCACGTGTGCGGCCCCAGCCGGCCCTTATTCCAACGTCTGGGTGACGATCAAAGACGTGCAAATTCACCAGAGCGCGTCCGCGGGACCAAGTGACGCGGGCTGGGTGGATCTCACGCCGAACCTCAAATCAGCACCGCAGCAGGTGGATCTGCTCGGGATCGCCGGCAACAATTGTTTCCTCGCGATGCTTGGTTCAAACGTCGAACTGCAAGCCGGGAGCTACCAGCAAATTCGAATCTATCTCTCCGACAGTTCCGACGCCAGCAAACTCACGACGAACCATTGCAGTGGATCCGACGTGAATTGCGTTGTCACTGGCGGAAACACTTTCACTCTTGAGCTCTCCAGCGAATCGAATACCGGCATCAAGATTCCATCCGGACAACTGGCAGGCGGCAACTTTACGATTGCGGCCGGAGAAGTGAAGGACCTCAACATCGACTTCGACGCCTGTCTCTCGATCGTGCATCAAGGCAATGGTAAATATCGGCTTAAGCCCGTGCTGCATGCCGGAGAAGTTCAACTGACATCCTCCTCGGTTACGGGTTCGCTTGTAGATAGCATCTCGCATACGTCCATCGTTGGTGGTGCGGCGGTGGTTGGGCTGGAGCAGAAGGACGCGAACGGGATCGACCGCGTCATCATGCAGACGGTTACGGATGCCCGCGGCAACTTCGTTTTTTGCCCCGTGCCAGCCGGAACGTACGACGTTGTAGCCGTGGCAGTAAATGGAGCCGGAGTGGCCTACGCTGCCACGATCACGACTGGCGTCCAACCCGGGAATGCTTTAGGAAATGTTCCGATGGTGGCTCAGGTAGGAGTTCCACTCACCAACGCGGAAATTGATGGGGAAATTACTTCGAGCACGGGGAGCGCAGCGGCAGCGGCGGATATAACGTTCTTCGCGATGCAATCGGTCTCTATCGAGGGCTCGACGGTGAACGTGATTATTCCACTGGCACAGCAATGGAGCTCGGCAACCGCGTCCATGACCACGGATCCGACGTCTGCGTGCGCGACGGCGACGGCCGCATGCGTCGCCTACCAGGTGTTCTTGCCGGCGATGTGGCCGAATGTTGGTGCATACGCTGCCTCCGGCGCGACTTACACCCAGAACAGCGCGACGCCAGTAACGTACGCGATCGGCGCCGATGCGTTTATTCCGGGATCGGCAGGAACGTCCGACTGCACGCCGCCGGGTGAGATCACGACCACCGGCGGTACGCCGATGACCGTGTCGCCAGGATCGCCGACCCCCGCCCCGACATTGGCGTTCACCGGGTGCCAGTAG
- a CDS encoding Crp/Fnr family transcriptional regulator has translation MKLFRSIDAGACQSLLSICEIQERLAGDVLYREGEASRGLYMVLRGGVKLTQRKSQNEFLLGCPSEIIGMPAVLHGPCHRHTATVMVRSLFAYINRADCLNFLRDHPKAAEAIAASSDLQLHAQESAA, from the coding sequence ATGAAACTGTTTCGATCAATCGACGCGGGAGCCTGCCAGTCTCTGTTGAGCATTTGCGAGATCCAGGAGCGCCTCGCCGGTGATGTGTTGTATCGAGAGGGTGAAGCGTCACGCGGGCTTTATATGGTGTTGCGCGGCGGAGTCAAGCTGACCCAGCGGAAGTCCCAGAACGAGTTCTTACTTGGCTGCCCTTCCGAGATCATCGGCATGCCCGCGGTCTTGCACGGGCCTTGCCACCGTCACACTGCGACGGTGATGGTGCGCTCGCTGTTCGCCTACATCAATCGGGCGGACTGCCTGAACTTCCTCAGGGACCATCCGAAAGCGGCCGAAGCCATCGCTGCCAGCTCCGATCTTCAGTTACACGCGCAGGAATCCGCCGCGTAA
- a CDS encoding DinB family protein, translating into MQELIDSIHDEFHDEIPATRRVLERVTDENLSWKPHPKSRSLGELAFHVANIPGMAAKIIENDEYAAGAGTPTQVTSADQIRQAFEKSVFDADRAFSTLTPEKAAAEWRFLFRDKEIFRKKRTAALRTNMLNHLYHHRGQLSVYLRLLEIPVPMVYGPTADENPFI; encoded by the coding sequence ATGCAAGAGCTAATCGATTCAATTCACGACGAGTTTCACGACGAGATACCCGCGACGCGCCGCGTGCTGGAGCGCGTGACCGACGAAAACCTTTCCTGGAAGCCGCATCCGAAGTCGCGATCACTCGGCGAATTGGCGTTCCATGTGGCCAACATCCCGGGAATGGCAGCAAAGATCATCGAGAACGATGAGTATGCCGCCGGCGCGGGCACCCCGACGCAAGTTACCAGCGCCGACCAGATTCGCCAGGCCTTCGAGAAGAGCGTGTTCGATGCGGATCGCGCCTTCAGCACTCTGACTCCAGAAAAGGCCGCCGCGGAGTGGCGGTTCCTGTTCCGCGACAAAGAGATCTTCCGTAAGAAACGCACGGCCGCACTGCGGACCAACATGCTGAACCATCTCTACCACCATCGCGGACAGTTGTCGGTATACCTGCGCTTGCTCGAGATTCCGGTGCCGATGGTGTATGGGCCGACCGCAGACGAAAACCCGTTCATTTGA
- a CDS encoding type 1 glutamine amidotransferase domain-containing protein, with the protein MADNNLQGLRVAILATDLFEEAELIEPRKALDAAGARTEVVSPKAGEIQAVQHDKKTQKVKVDRTLDSVSVDDYDAILLPGGAMNADALRIERKAQELVRHANEANMPIAVICHGPWLLVSAGLLQGRKMTSYKTIQDDIRNAGATWTDEQVVRDKNWVSSRQPSDIPAFNREMLALFAEARTRKDKAA; encoded by the coding sequence ATGGCCGACAACAACCTGCAAGGACTCCGCGTAGCTATTCTCGCCACTGACCTATTCGAAGAGGCGGAGCTCATTGAGCCACGAAAAGCACTCGACGCCGCCGGCGCACGCACCGAAGTCGTTTCACCCAAAGCCGGTGAGATCCAGGCGGTGCAACACGACAAGAAGACGCAGAAGGTCAAGGTAGATCGCACTCTCGACAGCGTCTCTGTCGATGACTACGACGCCATCCTGCTTCCAGGCGGCGCCATGAACGCCGACGCACTGCGCATCGAGCGCAAAGCACAGGAACTCGTGCGTCATGCCAATGAAGCCAACATGCCGATCGCGGTCATCTGCCACGGGCCGTGGCTGCTGGTCTCCGCCGGTCTGCTGCAAGGCCGCAAGATGACCAGCTACAAGACGATCCAGGACGACATTCGCAACGCCGGCGCGACGTGGACGGATGAGCAGGTAGTGCGCGACAAGAACTGGGTAAGCAGCCGTCAACCGAGTGACATTCCGGCATTCAACCGCGAGATGCTCGCGCTCTTCGCCGAAGCGCGCACCCGGAAGGACAAAGCCGCGTAA
- a CDS encoding serine/threonine-protein kinase, with protein sequence MADDPNPKQPQPTAETVGIFAALSSKRAIGPYRLIDLLGEGGMGEVWMAEQVEPLRRTVALKLIKAGMDTKAVVARFESERQALALMDHPNIARVFDAGSTPEGRPYFVMEYVPGQPITAYCDRQKLALKQRLELFIQVCEGVQHAHQKAIIHRDLKPSNVLVQEIDKRPVPKIIDFGLAKATGQRLTEATMYTEVGARVGTPAYMSPEQADANERNIDTRTDVYSLGVILYELLTGVLPFEPQDTTADEMLRKIRDEEAPRPSTKLRSSTQNAVKVAEQRQEQPQTLIRHLRGELDWIVMKALEKDRGRRYGTPTELAADVQRYLKNEPVQAGAPSTLYRAQKFVRRHRFGVATASVVLLLLIGFAVTMAVQAKRIAKERDRANREAEASKRVADFMTEMFKVSDPSNSRGNTITAREILDKASKEIETGLSKDPELQARLMNTMANTYYGLGLYSEATGLYQKSISVREKLFGANDTQVLDTRTELAWVLSEVGKLDEAEKMATQTLEADRRVLPKDDARTTKTMSTLSWILQREGKFPEAEKLERGALAIQQKTAGPDDHETIDTMLALSATTGEEGKYDESVQVEKDAIAAIRRTMGADNPTAISAETNLAVTLMYAGKYEDSAKVLQGNIEQLKRVLGPEHPKTLFAEAVQGSNLERLGKPDEAIATLRSTVDTMRRVMGADNPDTLSASMTLATALSDAGKFAEAESIARDVLDRYRKTVGNDNPHTTDAMGTLATVLVHEKRFAEADKFFAESVEIIQKSGRTTDLGSALYNYACGDAIAGSRDKAFEHLTQAIATGYAPAPEAMEADNDLKSLHADPRFAETIADARKRAGQK encoded by the coding sequence ATGGCGGACGATCCCAACCCAAAGCAGCCACAGCCGACCGCGGAAACGGTTGGCATCTTCGCGGCTCTGTCATCGAAGCGAGCGATCGGCCCGTATCGCCTGATTGACCTGTTGGGCGAAGGCGGCATGGGCGAAGTGTGGATGGCGGAGCAGGTCGAGCCGCTGCGCCGCACCGTCGCGCTGAAGCTAATCAAAGCCGGTATGGACACGAAGGCGGTGGTCGCCCGCTTCGAGTCTGAGCGCCAGGCGCTGGCGCTGATGGACCACCCGAACATCGCCCGGGTGTTTGACGCCGGCTCCACGCCCGAAGGCCGCCCGTACTTCGTAATGGAGTACGTACCAGGTCAGCCCATCACCGCCTACTGTGACCGGCAGAAGCTCGCCCTCAAGCAGCGTCTCGAACTATTCATTCAGGTTTGCGAAGGGGTGCAGCACGCGCACCAGAAGGCGATCATCCATCGCGATCTGAAGCCATCAAACGTGCTGGTTCAGGAAATCGACAAGCGTCCGGTTCCGAAGATCATCGACTTCGGATTGGCGAAAGCAACCGGACAACGCTTGACCGAAGCAACCATGTACACCGAAGTGGGTGCGCGCGTCGGGACGCCGGCATACATGAGTCCCGAACAAGCCGACGCCAACGAGCGCAACATTGATACGCGCACGGACGTGTATTCGCTCGGCGTAATCCTCTACGAGTTGCTCACGGGAGTGCTGCCGTTCGAGCCCCAAGACACCACCGCGGACGAGATGCTCCGCAAGATTCGTGATGAAGAAGCGCCGCGGCCGAGCACAAAGTTGAGATCGTCCACGCAGAACGCTGTGAAGGTCGCCGAGCAACGTCAGGAGCAGCCGCAGACGCTGATCCGTCATCTGCGCGGCGAGCTTGACTGGATCGTGATGAAGGCGCTGGAGAAGGACCGTGGCCGGCGCTATGGAACACCGACGGAACTGGCTGCCGATGTGCAGCGCTACCTGAAAAACGAGCCAGTGCAGGCAGGCGCACCGAGCACCCTCTATCGCGCGCAGAAGTTTGTCCGGCGGCATAGGTTCGGCGTTGCGACGGCGTCGGTGGTGCTGCTGCTGTTGATCGGATTCGCCGTGACGATGGCAGTACAGGCAAAGCGAATCGCCAAGGAGCGTGACCGCGCCAATCGTGAAGCCGAGGCTTCGAAGCGGGTGGCAGACTTCATGACAGAGATGTTCAAGGTCTCCGATCCGAGCAATTCGCGCGGCAACACGATTACGGCGCGCGAGATTCTCGATAAGGCTTCGAAAGAGATCGAGACCGGACTCTCGAAAGATCCGGAGTTGCAAGCGCGCCTGATGAACACGATGGCCAACACTTATTACGGGCTCGGCCTGTATAGCGAAGCGACGGGGCTGTACCAGAAGTCAATTTCGGTTCGCGAAAAACTGTTCGGTGCGAACGATACCCAGGTGCTCGACACACGGACGGAACTGGCATGGGTGCTGTCGGAGGTTGGAAAGCTAGACGAAGCGGAAAAGATGGCGACCCAAACGCTCGAGGCTGATCGGCGCGTTTTGCCGAAGGATGATGCACGCACTACGAAAACAATGAGCACGTTGTCGTGGATCCTGCAGCGCGAGGGGAAGTTTCCTGAGGCCGAGAAACTGGAGCGCGGAGCACTCGCGATCCAACAGAAGACGGCTGGGCCTGACGATCACGAGACGATTGACACCATGCTCGCGCTGTCGGCGACGACGGGCGAGGAAGGAAAGTACGACGAGAGCGTTCAGGTTGAGAAGGACGCGATTGCTGCAATCCGCAGGACGATGGGAGCTGACAATCCTACCGCAATTTCCGCAGAGACAAACCTTGCCGTCACGTTGATGTACGCGGGCAAGTACGAGGACTCGGCAAAGGTATTGCAAGGCAATATTGAGCAGCTGAAGCGGGTGCTTGGACCGGAGCATCCGAAGACGCTATTTGCAGAGGCAGTGCAGGGGTCGAACCTGGAACGGTTGGGGAAACCTGACGAAGCGATTGCCACCCTACGCTCCACCGTCGATACGATGCGACGTGTTATGGGCGCCGACAATCCGGATACCCTCTCTGCCTCAATGACGCTGGCGACGGCCCTGAGCGACGCAGGTAAGTTTGCAGAAGCGGAAAGCATCGCCCGCGATGTACTCGACCGGTACCGGAAAACGGTAGGGAATGACAATCCGCATACGACGGATGCGATGGGTACGCTCGCAACCGTGCTCGTTCATGAAAAGCGGTTTGCCGAGGCAGACAAGTTTTTCGCGGAGTCGGTGGAGATCATCCAGAAAAGCGGACGCACGACCGACCTTGGCTCCGCGCTTTACAACTACGCGTGCGGTGATGCAATCGCAGGAAGCCGAGACAAAGCGTTCGAACATCTGACGCAAGCGATTGCGACGGGCTACGCGCCTGCTCCCGAGGCGATGGAAGCGGACAACGATCTGAAGTCGCTGCACGCCGACCCGCGCTTCGCCGAGACGATAGCTGACGCCCGCAAACGCGCCGGTCAAAAGTAA
- a CDS encoding isochorismatase family protein — MPLTQLDTKAALILIDLQKGIVARPTAHPAAEIVSRAAQLAQAFRDRGLPVILVNVAGRPPGRNDAGPIKMPFPPDWTELVPELNVRPSDHRLTKRSLGAFATTELHELLEKLTVTQVFMAGISTSIGVESTARYAYDLGYNMVFISDAMTDGSAESHRHSLEKIFPRLGEIETTENVLARLKAS; from the coding sequence ATGCCACTCACTCAGCTCGACACTAAAGCCGCGCTCATTCTGATTGATCTCCAAAAGGGAATCGTCGCCCGACCGACGGCGCATCCGGCTGCGGAGATTGTTAGTCGCGCGGCACAACTGGCGCAGGCATTCCGAGACCGCGGGCTGCCGGTCATCCTGGTGAACGTGGCGGGGCGGCCACCCGGACGGAACGATGCGGGACCGATCAAAATGCCGTTTCCACCCGACTGGACCGAACTGGTGCCGGAACTGAACGTGCGTCCGAGCGATCATCGGCTGACCAAGCGTTCTCTCGGAGCATTCGCAACCACTGAGTTGCACGAGCTGTTGGAGAAGCTGACTGTAACGCAGGTTTTCATGGCCGGGATCTCGACCAGCATTGGGGTGGAATCCACGGCGCGGTATGCCTACGATCTTGGCTACAACATGGTGTTTATTTCGGACGCGATGACCGACGGCAGCGCCGAGTCGCATCGCCACAGTCTGGAGAAAATTTTCCCCAGGCTGGGGGAAATTGAGACCACGGAGAACGTTCTGGCGCGCCTTAAAGCCTCGTAA